Proteins encoded in a region of the Vicia villosa cultivar HV-30 ecotype Madison, WI linkage group LG5, Vvil1.0, whole genome shotgun sequence genome:
- the LOC131603634 gene encoding uncharacterized protein LOC131603634, giving the protein MVTRRFNQLPISDDEEEDDSPPSKPHSTSTNFVHDNASNHRKRKVLNLQDEDDDDEEEDEASNANEKKMKLNDDDDDVEEEEEASSEEEEAPLDDAKPVGGPVRVSGKGNGRKSHYHSFEFDNNLYSLEDPVLLVPEGKDQKPYVAIIKDITQSVDGSLKIMGQWFYRPDEADKKGGGTWQASDGRELFYSFHQDEVPAESVMHRCVVHFVPIHKQLPNRKEHPGFIVQKVYDTVERKLWKLTDKDYEDNKQEEIDELVHKTFQCLGELPDIEIDEAPADQEDLIRDKRILKKKSISPLDVSREDRTSRRSVQPLKPETPKTCLANTSEPHYRILVSFNVLTGDKYRDQGLVKLLKSVQYLFDTDDIRKKKDKCSDSSDAINNGGSNKSLEIENIAKVLKDSKSFIWPDVAVPAVVALEKASHEAFPSDSQRYSQKLRQLAFNLESNAFLLCRLLKGELEPSKILTMTPTELKEGLTADETSKDEPEEPQHMQMTDTRCERCSERKVGVKDIIRAGRADRYMLECIECGHSWSASRDAVSMLTLDASDSKRNVGTAPWATAKFENVEKKLVSPRETDKSSNDIFMPPVLESHKSFGKSRKDQNMEASKRAD; this is encoded by the exons ATGGTTACTCGACGCTTCAATCAACTACCAATCAGCGACGACGAAGAAGAAGACGATTCACCTCCTTCCAAGCCACACTCCACTTCAACCAACTTCGTCCACGATAACGCTTCCAACCACCGCAAAAGGAAGGTGCTCAACCTTCAAGACGAGGACGACGACGACGAAGAAGAAGACGAGGCGTCGAACGCGAACGAgaaaaagatgaagttgaatgacgatgatgatgatgttgaggaGGAAGAGGAAGCGTCTAGTGAAGAAGAGGAAGCGCCATTGGACGATGCTAAACCTGTTGGTGGACCGGTTAGGGTTTCCGGAAAAGGAAATGGCAGGAAGAGTCATTATCATTCGTTTGAATTCGACAATAACCTATACTCACTC GAGGATCCGGTGCTTCTTGTGCCAGAGGGCAAAGATCAAAAACCATATGTGGCTATTATTAAG GACATTACACAATCTGTAGATGGCAGCTTGAAGATCATGGGGCAGTGGTTTTACCGGCCAGATGAAGCGGACAAAAAGGGAGGTGGTACCTGGCAAGCTAGTGACGGCAGAGAGCTGTTTTATAGTTTCCACCAGGATGAGGTTCCTGCGGAATCTGTTATGCATAGGTGTGTGGTGCATTTCGTCCCCATACACAAACAGCTTCCAAATCGTAAGGAGCATCCTGGGTTTATTGTGCAAAAGGTTTATGACACGGTAGAAAGGAAATTGTGGAAGCTTACCGATAAAGACTATGAGGACAATAAGCAAGAAGAAATTGATGAGCTTGTTCATAAAACTTTTCAATGTTTGGGTGAGCTACCTGACATCGAGATTGATGAAGCTCCTGCTGATCAGGAAGATTTGATTAGAGATAAAAGAATCTTAAAGAAAAAGAGTATTTCACCTCTTGATGTTTCAAGAGAGGACAGAACATCTCGAAGGAGTGTCCAACCTCTGAAACCTGAAACACCAAAGACTTGTTTAGCTAATACCTCAGAGCCTCATTATCGTATATTAGTGAGTTTTAATGTATTAACAGGTGATAAATATCGCGACCAAGGTTTGGTGAAGTTGCTTAAAAGTGTTCAGTACTTGTTTGATACTGATGACATCAGAAAGAAAAAAGACAAATGCAGTGACAGTTCTGATGCAATCAACAATGGAGGCAGCAACAAAAGTTTAGAAATAGAAAATATAGCCAAAGTTCTGAAG GATTCCAAGTCTTTTATCTGGCCAGATGTTGCTGTTCCAGCTGTAGTTGCTCTAGAGAAGGCTTCACATGAAGCATTTCCATCAGATTCTCAGAGATACAGCCAAAAACTACGACAATTAGCATTTAATCTCGAG AGCAATGCATTTTTGTTATGCCGTTTATTAAAGGGAGAGCTTGAACCTTCTAAAATATTGACTATGACACCTACTGAATTGAAG GAGGGTTTGACTGCTGATGAAACATCCAAGGATGAACCCGAGGAGCCACAACACATGCAG ATGACGGATACACGCTGCGAGCGCTGCTCAGAGCGTAAGGTGGGCGTGAAGGATATTATTCGCGCAGGACGCGCTGATAGATATATG CTGGAATGTATCGAATGTGGTCATTCCTGGTCTGCCTCGCGTGATGCGGTGTCCATGCTGACATTAGATGCATCAGATTCAAAAAGAAACGTAGGCACAGCCCCATGGGCAACTGCAAAATTTGAAAATGTCGAGAAGAAGCTGGTGAGTCCGCGTGAAACTGACAAGTCAAGCAATGACATCTTTATGCCGCCTGTATTGGAAAGCCATAAATCATTTGGCAAGTCCAGGAAAGATCAAAACATGGAAGCTTCAAAACGTGCTGACTAG
- the LOC131603635 gene encoding uncharacterized protein LOC131603635 has protein sequence MGKELEMDLNGKSSEGLSPNTVLPPQQYNVNVKKRSKKGKSSGKNEIFTMKEDFAEIKFARFRSSSCKDRLSRIPHGLEGDNVEETRRVSMYQSSQEVRDIKKMGGRKKLEFSRSDISFSSSIVDSLCGSDDDDSNHRPSDISQYSNFGSRSSACQEQDNSNDFIEICMDTNFKNKKSNAVEGRGSVNLKSRSNKVADSIMNGNFLLEKDGVHSLQKSLSAKVEASNLISPLENDYLSKMRFNSVKKRMNNFKKSKSLRSPLSHIAETNDEVKSNETSETISNRTHQKYLLNDLSNPGKHSDIISEFINREIKYSGIASSPVHLHGNLKMGSKHGMPFFEFKVKCPEDIFVAKTWRIGNGFNFVYTFHSTDYNRKKSNATELESHDFDKDSSVVAKMQVSSNLGSEIKDKVSDNSMVTEFVLYDLSHSRHSVSSERKSLCEQNACKTRKASRVEPKEETFGMDFEENIAIRNKLQDKPLSGKVEFVDSNYFPLLPTESSSNLEIAAIVLEIPFSKRESLKYKRGDRFCDEEYSNISNLCAVVDQSRKSLLDRKFPEQLKVVIPTGYHGMPNAECRGPSSLLDRLRHGGGCDCGGWDMACPLVILGNPSLQFAEDHSLVEEYQPLELFVQGAKESSPTFSMKMVEEGNYAIDFHAQLSTLQAFSICVAILHGTSPFSGARNQKNPQLTQCSSLKMLLEEDVECFFKSITTEKETVCKTPKGVPRSYVPNPPFSPVARV, from the exons ATGGGGAAAGAGTTGGAGATGGATCTCAATGGAAAATCTTCAGAAGGTTTGAGTCCTAATACTGTTCTTCCACCTCAGCAATATAATGTGAATGTTAAGAAGAGATCTAAAAAAGGGAAATCCTCAgggaaaaatgaaatttttaccATGAAGGAGGACTTTGCAGAGATTAAATTCGCCCGTTTCCGAAGTTCTTCGTGTAAGGACCGTCTCTCTAGGATACCTCATGGGTTGGAAGGTGATAATGTAGAAGAAACAAGGAGGGTTTCCATGTATCAGAGTTCCCAGGAAGTAAGAGACATAAAGAAAATGGGGGGAAGGAAAAAGTTAGAATTTTCAAGGAGTGACATCTCTTTCTCAAGTAGCATTGTTGATTCTTTATGTGGTTCAGATGATGATGATTCCAATCATAGACCTTCAGATATATCTCAGTATTCAAATTTCGGTTCTAGATCCTCAGCTTGCCAGGAGCAGGACAATTCAAATGATTTTATCGAGATTTGCATGGATACAAATTTTAAGAATAAAAAGTCTAATGCAGTAGAAGGTAGAGGTTCTGTAAATTTAAAGTCCAGAAGTAATAAAGTTGCTGATTCTATAATGAATGGTAATTTTCTTCTTGAAAAGGACGGAGTTCACTCATTGCAGAAGTCACTCTCTGCTAAAGTGGAAGCCTCTAATTTGATATCTCCTTTGGAAAATGATTACTTATCAAAAATGCGATTCAATTCCGTCAAGAAAAGGATGAATAATTTCAAAAAGTCGAAGTCTTTACGAAGTCCACTTAGTCATATTGCGGAAACTAATGATGAGGTAAAATCAAATGAGACATCAGAGACTATAAGCAACAGGACTCATCAGAAATATTTGCTGAATGACTTATCGAACCCAGGAAAGCATTCTGATATTATTTCCGAGTTTATCAACAGAGAAATCAAGTATTCGGGTATAGCATCTTCGCCGGTTCACCTGCATGGTAATCTCAAGATGGGAAGCAAACACGGAATGCCTTTCTTTGAGTTCAAGGTGAAGTGTCCTGAAGATATTTTTGTGGCCAAGACATGGAGAATAGGTAATGGTTTTAATTTTGTATATACCTTTCACTCCACCGATTATAATAGAAAGAAGAGCAATGCTACCGAGCTGGAGTCTCACGATTTTGACAAAGATTCCTCAGTAGTAGCAAAGATGCAAGTTTCAAGTAATTTAGGTTCAGAAATAAAAGACAAAGTATCTGACAACTCTATGGTGACGGAATTTGTGTTGTATGATCTTTCACACTCAAGGCACAGTGTTTCGTCCGAAAGAAAGTCTTTATGTGAACAAAATGCGTGTAAAACTCGAAAAGCTTCCCGTGTTGAACCGAAAGAAGAAACTTTTGGGATGGATTTTGAAGAGAACATAGCAATCAGAAACAAACTTCAAGACAAGCCCCTATCAGGCAAAGTTGAATTTGTCGATTCAAATTATTTTCCTTTGTTGCCTACTGAATCCTCTTCGAACCTCGAAATAGCTGCGATTGTCTTGGAAATTCCATTTTCTAAGAGAGAAAGCTTGAAGTACAAGAGAGGTGATAGATTTTGCGATGAAGAATATTCCAACATAAGCAATCTCTGTGCAGTAGTTGATCAGAGTAGAAAGAGTCTTCTTGACAGAAAATTCCCGGAACAGTTGAAGGTGGTAATACCAACAGGCTACCATGGTATGCCAAACGCTGAATGCCGGGGTCCCTCATCATTACTTGATCGGTTGAGACATGGAGGTGGTTGTGATTGTGGTGGTTGGGACATGGCTTGTCCCCTTGTAATTTTAGGCAATCCTAGTCTTCAATTTGCTGAAGATCACTCACTTGTAGAGGAGTATCAACCACTGGAACTTTTTGTTCAG GGAGCAAAAGAAAGTAGTCCTACTTTTAGCATGAAAATGGTTGAAGAGGGGAATTATGCCATTGATTTTCATGCACAGTTATCCACATTACAAGCATTCTCCATTTGTGTTGCCATTTTGCATGGAACTTCTCCATTCAGCGGTGCAAGGAACCAAAAAAACCCGCAGCTAACTCAATGCAGTTCATTGAAAATGCTTCTCGAGGAGGATGTAGAGTGTTTTTTCAAATCGATCACGACTGAGAAGGAGACCGTGTGCAAGACTCCAAAAGGAGTTCCTAGATCCTATGTGCCGAACCCACCTTTTTCTCCTGTTGCACGCGTATAA
- the LOC131603636 gene encoding mitochondrial aspartate-glutamate transporter AGC1 isoform X2, with translation MSGCNKSPKNVQHSVKYWSIQDGVISSKVDPSRVDCSPSLSYNENKQCCKYSRMKSPEILTTPQLISAIRHLWDSASRPLSFLLPKENVNRDYDDKGFSKDEIISCVHKRNGVVNSDTTNYYSVNPGATRFGSQILQEKLDFPTVTQKMLMLKSSYGNRDYIHSLFQRVVQAHDKNSNEYCNEKELGSKDTEPENLENSSLVARDCISIDTSTTSLVKESDVCDPVVLIHEASSLSNDEVPMTKEVNPLCSDYFLQAVPDNRMEDDACRTLSSSIYADYHINGSLATSNSASVQCQYKIDDNELMEIQRRNLLDISDNERKVQIFSANHKQASHFLAKQEHAFSGAMAGVCVSCCLHPVDTIKTVIQSCRAEQRSIFYIGKSIVSDRGFPGLYRGITTNIACSAPISAVYTFTYESVKAVLLPYLPKVYYSFAHCVGGGCASIATSFIFTPSERIKQQMQIGSHYRNCWDALVGIIRNGGLYSLYAGWKAVLCRNIPHSMIKFYTYESLKQVMPSSSIQSHTLQTLVCGGLAGSTAALFTTPFDVIKTRLQTQIPGSRNQYDSVFHALYKISKTEGLKGLYRGLTPRLIMYMSQGSLFFASYEFFKSVFSLESPLPTGL, from the exons ATGTCTGGATGCAATAAATCGCCTAAAAATGTTCAACATTCCGTCAAGTATTGGTCGATTCAAGACGGAGTGATATCCTCTAAGGTTGATCCTTCTCGTGTAGATTGTTCGCCGTCTCTTTCCTATAATGAGAATAAGCAATGCTGTAAATATTCTCGAATGAAGTCCCCTGAGATACTGACAACACCTCAGCTCATTTCTGCAATTCGCCACTTATGGGATTCTGCTAGTCGGCCGCTGTCTTTTTTACTCCCGAAGGAAAATGTGAACCGAGATTATGACGACAAAGGATTCTCAAAAGATGAAATTATCAGTTGCGTTCATAAAAGAAATggtgtggttaattcagatacaaCTAATTATTATTCGGTTAATCCGGGCGCTACTCGCTTCGGTTCAcaaattttgcaggaaaaattgGATTTCCCTACGGTAACACAGAAGATGTTGATGCTTAAATCTTCTTATGGAAACCGAGATTATATTCATTCTTTATTCCAGAGAGTTGTGCAGGCACATGATAAAAATTCAAATGAATATTGTAATGAAAAGGAACTTGGGAGTAAAGATACTGAGCCGGAGAACCTGGAAAATAGTTCTTTGGTTGCGAGGGATTGCATTTCAATAGACACGAGTACCACTTCGTTGGTTAAGGAAAGCGATGTGTGTGATCCTGTTGTACTAATACATGAAGCTTCATCATTATCTAATGATGAAGTTCCTATGACAAAAGAAGTTAACCCACTTTGTTCAGACTATTTTCTTCAAGCTGTACCTGATAATCGGATGGAAGATGATGCTTGTCGGACCCTATCTTCTAGTATATATGCAGATTATCATATTAACGGCTCTTTAGCTACCTCTAACAGTGCTTCTGTGCAGTGCCAATATAAGATTGATGATAATGAATTAATGGAAATTCAAAGAAGAAATTTATTAGATATAAGTGATAATGAACGAAAGGTTCAGATTTTCTCTGCGAATCATAAGCAGGCTTCCCATTTCCTAGCCAAGCAAGAACATGCTTTTTCTGGGGCGATGGCTGGAGTGTGTGTCAGCTGTTGTCTGCATCCGGTTGACACAATCAAGACAGTCATTCAATCATGTCGTGCAGAACAGAGGTCCATCTTTTACATTGGCAAATCAATTGTTTCTGATAGAG GTTTTCCTGGACTATATCGTGGAATTACTACAAACATTGCTTGTTCAGCTCCAATTTCTGCAGTTTACACTTTCACTTATGAATCAGTTAAAGCAGTTTTGCTTCCTTATCTGCCAAAGGTA TATTATTCCTTTGCCCATTGTGTGGGAGGTGGTTGTGCAAGCATTGCTACATCTTTCATCTTTACTCCTAGTGAGCGAATAAAGCAgcagatgcaaattggatctcATTATCGCAACTGCTG GGATGCATTGGTTGGAATTATCAGAAATGGTGGTCTTTACTCGCTATATGCGGGTTGGAAAGCTGTATTGTGCCGAAATATCCCACATTCAATGATCAAG TTTTACACATATGAAAGCCTGAAGCAAGTGATGCCATCTTCTAGTATTCAATCCCACACACTTCAGACT TTAGTGTGTGGAGGATTAGCTGGATCTACTGCTGCTTTATTCACAACTCCGTTTGATGTCATCAAGACAAGATTACAGACACAG ATTCCGGGATCAAGAAATCAATATGATAGTGTGTTTCACGCCCTTTACAAAATTAGCAAGACGGAAGGTTTGAAGGGCTTGTACAG GGGGTTGACACCGAGGCTGATTATGTACATGTCTCAAGGATCATTGTTCTTTGCTtcatatgaatttttcaaaagtgTATTTTCTCTGGAATCACCACTTCCCACTGGTTTATAA
- the LOC131603636 gene encoding mitochondrial aspartate-glutamate transporter AGC1 isoform X1, whose product MSGCNKSPKNVQHSVKYWSIQDGVISSKVDPSRVDCSPSLSYNENKQCCKYSRMKSPEILTTPQLISAIRHLWDSASRPLSFLLPKENVNRDYDDKGFSKDEIISCVHKRNGVVNSDTTNYYSVNPGATRFGSQILQEKLDFPTVTQKMLMLKSSYGNRDYIHSLFQRVVQAHDKNSNEYCNEKELGSKDTEPENLENSSLVARDCISIDTSTTSLVKESDVCDPVVLIHEASSLSNDEVPMTKEVNPLCSDYFLQAVPDNRMEDDACRTLSSSIYADYHINGSLATSNSASVQCQYKIDDNELMEIQRRNLLDISDNERKVQIFSANHKQASHFLAKQEHAFSGAMAGVCVSCCLHPVDTIKTVIQSCRAEQRSIFYIGKSIVSDRGFPGLYRGITTNIACSAPISAVYTFTYESVKAVLLPYLPKEYYSFAHCVGGGCASIATSFIFTPSERIKQQMQIGSHYRNCWDALVGIIRNGGLYSLYAGWKAVLCRNIPHSMIKFYTYESLKQVMPSSSIQSHTLQTLVCGGLAGSTAALFTTPFDVIKTRLQTQIPGSRNQYDSVFHALYKISKTEGLKGLYRGLTPRLIMYMSQGSLFFASYEFFKSVFSLESPLPTGL is encoded by the exons ATGTCTGGATGCAATAAATCGCCTAAAAATGTTCAACATTCCGTCAAGTATTGGTCGATTCAAGACGGAGTGATATCCTCTAAGGTTGATCCTTCTCGTGTAGATTGTTCGCCGTCTCTTTCCTATAATGAGAATAAGCAATGCTGTAAATATTCTCGAATGAAGTCCCCTGAGATACTGACAACACCTCAGCTCATTTCTGCAATTCGCCACTTATGGGATTCTGCTAGTCGGCCGCTGTCTTTTTTACTCCCGAAGGAAAATGTGAACCGAGATTATGACGACAAAGGATTCTCAAAAGATGAAATTATCAGTTGCGTTCATAAAAGAAATggtgtggttaattcagatacaaCTAATTATTATTCGGTTAATCCGGGCGCTACTCGCTTCGGTTCAcaaattttgcaggaaaaattgGATTTCCCTACGGTAACACAGAAGATGTTGATGCTTAAATCTTCTTATGGAAACCGAGATTATATTCATTCTTTATTCCAGAGAGTTGTGCAGGCACATGATAAAAATTCAAATGAATATTGTAATGAAAAGGAACTTGGGAGTAAAGATACTGAGCCGGAGAACCTGGAAAATAGTTCTTTGGTTGCGAGGGATTGCATTTCAATAGACACGAGTACCACTTCGTTGGTTAAGGAAAGCGATGTGTGTGATCCTGTTGTACTAATACATGAAGCTTCATCATTATCTAATGATGAAGTTCCTATGACAAAAGAAGTTAACCCACTTTGTTCAGACTATTTTCTTCAAGCTGTACCTGATAATCGGATGGAAGATGATGCTTGTCGGACCCTATCTTCTAGTATATATGCAGATTATCATATTAACGGCTCTTTAGCTACCTCTAACAGTGCTTCTGTGCAGTGCCAATATAAGATTGATGATAATGAATTAATGGAAATTCAAAGAAGAAATTTATTAGATATAAGTGATAATGAACGAAAGGTTCAGATTTTCTCTGCGAATCATAAGCAGGCTTCCCATTTCCTAGCCAAGCAAGAACATGCTTTTTCTGGGGCGATGGCTGGAGTGTGTGTCAGCTGTTGTCTGCATCCGGTTGACACAATCAAGACAGTCATTCAATCATGTCGTGCAGAACAGAGGTCCATCTTTTACATTGGCAAATCAATTGTTTCTGATAGAG GTTTTCCTGGACTATATCGTGGAATTACTACAAACATTGCTTGTTCAGCTCCAATTTCTGCAGTTTACACTTTCACTTATGAATCAGTTAAAGCAGTTTTGCTTCCTTATCTGCCAAAG GAGTATTATTCCTTTGCCCATTGTGTGGGAGGTGGTTGTGCAAGCATTGCTACATCTTTCATCTTTACTCCTAGTGAGCGAATAAAGCAgcagatgcaaattggatctcATTATCGCAACTGCTG GGATGCATTGGTTGGAATTATCAGAAATGGTGGTCTTTACTCGCTATATGCGGGTTGGAAAGCTGTATTGTGCCGAAATATCCCACATTCAATGATCAAG TTTTACACATATGAAAGCCTGAAGCAAGTGATGCCATCTTCTAGTATTCAATCCCACACACTTCAGACT TTAGTGTGTGGAGGATTAGCTGGATCTACTGCTGCTTTATTCACAACTCCGTTTGATGTCATCAAGACAAGATTACAGACACAG ATTCCGGGATCAAGAAATCAATATGATAGTGTGTTTCACGCCCTTTACAAAATTAGCAAGACGGAAGGTTTGAAGGGCTTGTACAG GGGGTTGACACCGAGGCTGATTATGTACATGTCTCAAGGATCATTGTTCTTTGCTtcatatgaatttttcaaaagtgTATTTTCTCTGGAATCACCACTTCCCACTGGTTTATAA